One region of Flavobacterium sp. GSB-24 genomic DNA includes:
- a CDS encoding C1 family peptidase encodes MNTFSFKSVFAASVFLAGTAGCFAQDVLVNSLKLNASDKSKENFKFTEVINLGTTSVKTQGSSGTCWSYSTNSFLESEMIRLGKQPVELSQIYSARNVYVDKGVNYVRMHGAITLGDGGALHDVINMYKKYGTVPREVYTGLNYGTDKNKFGEMAALIEGVLAAVVKNPNGELTPNWQKAYTAVIDSYLGKVPDNFNYKGKNYTPQSFAKEVVGINPDDYVEMSSFTTSPYYQKTTMMVPDNWSLDQVYNVKVNDMTDVIDNALKKGYTVAWATDVSEKSFSWKNGVAYVASKKFDDMTAEEKADMFNGPKAEPEITPEMRQAAFDNYATTDDHGMHIIGLAKDQTGKEYYIVKNSWGETNDYKGFLFVTKNFVKYKTTALLVNKGGIPTEIAKKLGV; translated from the coding sequence ATGAATACATTTTCATTCAAATCAGTGTTTGCAGCTTCAGTATTTTTAGCTGGAACAGCAGGCTGTTTTGCGCAAGACGTGTTAGTAAATTCACTTAAACTAAACGCTAGCGACAAAAGTAAAGAGAACTTTAAATTTACAGAAGTAATTAACTTAGGTACAACCTCAGTAAAAACTCAAGGTTCATCTGGAACTTGCTGGAGTTATTCAACAAACTCATTCTTAGAGTCGGAAATGATTCGTTTAGGAAAACAGCCAGTAGAATTATCTCAAATTTACTCTGCAAGAAATGTATATGTTGACAAAGGTGTAAATTATGTTCGTATGCACGGAGCAATTACCCTTGGAGACGGAGGAGCTTTGCACGATGTAATAAATATGTACAAAAAATACGGAACTGTTCCTAGAGAAGTTTACACAGGATTAAACTACGGAACAGATAAAAATAAATTTGGAGAAATGGCTGCTCTAATCGAAGGAGTTTTGGCAGCTGTTGTTAAAAACCCGAACGGAGAATTGACACCAAACTGGCAAAAAGCTTACACAGCAGTTATTGATTCTTATTTAGGAAAAGTGCCTGATAACTTCAATTACAAAGGAAAAAACTATACGCCGCAATCTTTTGCAAAAGAAGTGGTTGGAATTAACCCAGATGATTATGTAGAAATGTCATCTTTCACAACATCTCCGTACTATCAAAAAACTACAATGATGGTGCCAGACAACTGGTCATTGGATCAAGTTTACAACGTAAAAGTAAACGATATGACAGATGTTATAGACAATGCTTTGAAAAAAGGATATACTGTAGCTTGGGCAACAGATGTTAGCGAGAAAAGCTTCAGCTGGAAAAATGGTGTAGCTTATGTTGCATCTAAAAAATTCGACGATATGACGGCTGAAGAAAAAGCAGACATGTTTAACGGACCAAAAGCAGAACCAGAAATTACTCCAGAAATGCGTCAGGCTGCGTTTGATAACTACGCAACAACAGACGACCACGGAATGCACATTATTGGTTTAGCAAAAGATCAAACTGGAAAAGAATACTATATCGTAAAAAATTCTTGGGGAGAAACAAACGACTACAAAGGTTTCTTGTTTGTAACTAAGAACTTCGTAAAATATAAAACTACAGCATTATTAGTAAACAAAGGAGGAATTCCAACTGAGATTGCTAAGAAGTTGGGGGTTTAA
- the rseP gene encoding RIP metalloprotease RseP, whose product MDIVIKLSQFLLSLSLLIILHELGHFIPAKLFKTRVEKFYLFFDVKYSLFKKKIGETEYGIGWLPLGGYVKISGMIDESMDKEQMALPPQPWEFRTKPAWQRLIIMLGGVTVNFILAFIIYIGMAFAYGDTYIANADLKDGVAIENPAMIKAGFKTGDKIISIDGKAVENYDSDMNMNVIMAKHVLIERDGKQQTITMPTDFVDQLSKTEKGLLIGIRTPFAIGKVAEESPNQNLKPKDLVLSLNGQKIKYFDEAKTVLEANKGKSIPAVVLRDLKETPITLKVNNEGKLGVVAGGLDMKSLEKLGYYKISTKEYGFFESIPVGLEKGKDQLVGYGKQLKMIFNPETKAYKQVGGFAAIFNIFPTSWSWEVFWSITALLSIMLGVMNLLPIPALDGGHVMFLLYEMISGKKPSDKFLENAQMVGFVLLISLLLFANGNDIYKAIVGK is encoded by the coding sequence ATGGATATAGTTATCAAACTCTCTCAATTTCTATTGAGTTTATCTTTACTTATTATTCTTCATGAATTAGGGCATTTTATCCCTGCAAAATTGTTTAAAACAAGAGTCGAAAAATTTTATTTGTTTTTTGATGTTAAATATTCACTTTTCAAAAAGAAAATAGGAGAAACAGAATATGGTATCGGATGGCTTCCGCTTGGAGGTTATGTGAAAATTTCTGGAATGATTGATGAAAGTATGGACAAAGAGCAAATGGCTCTGCCTCCACAGCCTTGGGAATTTCGTACTAAACCAGCTTGGCAGCGTTTAATTATTATGCTTGGCGGCGTTACTGTAAACTTTATTCTGGCTTTTATTATTTATATCGGAATGGCTTTTGCCTACGGAGATACTTATATTGCTAATGCCGATTTAAAGGATGGTGTTGCAATTGAAAATCCTGCTATGATTAAAGCTGGTTTTAAAACTGGCGATAAAATTATTTCTATTGACGGAAAAGCTGTAGAAAATTACGACAGTGATATGAACATGAATGTTATCATGGCAAAACATGTTTTAATTGAAAGAGACGGAAAACAGCAGACTATAACAATGCCGACTGATTTTGTAGACCAACTTTCTAAAACAGAAAAAGGACTTCTTATTGGTATTCGTACTCCTTTTGCAATTGGTAAAGTTGCGGAAGAATCTCCTAATCAAAACTTAAAACCAAAAGACTTGGTTCTTTCTTTAAATGGACAAAAGATTAAATACTTTGATGAAGCTAAAACAGTTTTAGAAGCTAATAAAGGCAAATCAATTCCAGCTGTTGTTTTACGTGATTTAAAAGAAACTCCAATTACCTTAAAAGTTAATAACGAAGGAAAACTAGGTGTGGTTGCAGGAGGTTTAGACATGAAATCATTAGAAAAACTAGGTTACTATAAAATCAGTACTAAAGAATATGGTTTCTTCGAATCTATTCCGGTTGGTCTTGAAAAAGGTAAAGATCAATTAGTAGGTTACGGAAAACAATTGAAAATGATTTTTAATCCAGAAACTAAAGCTTACAAACAAGTTGGCGGTTTTGCAGCAATTTTCAATATTTTCCCTACTTCTTGGAGCTGGGAAGTATTTTGGTCAATCACGGCTTTATTGTCAATTATGCTTGGAGTTATGAATTTATTGCCAATTCCAGCACTTGACGGTGGTCACGTAATGTTTTTATTGTATGAAATGATCAGCGGTAAAAAACCAAGTGATAAATTCCTAGAGAATGCGCAAATGGTTGGTTTTGTTTTACTTATTTCACTATTACTATTTGCTAACGGAAACGACATTTACAAAGCAATTGTAGGCAAGTAA